In Papaver somniferum cultivar HN1 chromosome 1, ASM357369v1, whole genome shotgun sequence, a genomic segment contains:
- the LOC113340299 gene encoding transcription factor bHLH93-like gives MEVDEQGFLEELLSLRRESWETFPPQMNATTDDEMMMLSNGWSTFNCFNEMMITNNPPSLHCFPPSPSLFGEMSSTKSQLDLVSSFNEMSVPFGEDLSFIMPEIGNFTFEQKQDAVPTPLFIEQHDDQMVLPSPLLCNDHQPQKLIEDENNDTNLKLEQVHQASTNQIQVFETGLERKTTKVKKVEGQPSKNLMAERRRRKRLNDRLSMLRSVVPKISKMDRTSILGDTIDYMKELLDRIKTLRGEIAQMGGSTNNSMDIFKDIKSKEILIRNTPKFEVDRREMDTRVEISCAGKPGLLLSTITAIEALGLEMQQCVISCFSDFAMQASCAEELEQRKIISSDEIKQALFISAGYGGRFL, from the exons ATGGAGGTTGATGAGCAAGGTTTCTTAGAGGAATTACTGAGCTTAAGGAGAGAAAGTTGGGAAACCTTTCCTCCACAAATGAATGCCACTACTGATGATGAAATGATGATGCTGTCGAATGGATGGAGTACTTTCAATTGCTTCAACGAGATGATGATTACTAATAACCCTCCAAGTTTGCATTGTTTCCCACCGAGTCCGTCATTGTTCGGAGAAATGTCTTCGACAAAGTCACAACTCGATCTTGTTTCTTCATTCAATGAAATGAGTGTCCCATTTGGAGAAGATCTTAGCTTTATAATGCCAGAGATAGGCAATTTCACTTTTGAGCAAAAGCAAGATGCAGTACCAACTCCATTGTTCATAGAGCAACATGATGATCAAATGGTTTTACCTAGTCCTTTATTATGCAATGATCATCAACCTCAAAAGTTAATCGAAGATGAGAACAATGATACAAATCTTAAACTTGAGCAAGTTCATCAAGCTAGTACGAACCAGATTCAAGTATTTGAAACGGGTTTAGAGAGAAAGACGACTAAGGTGAAGAAAGTTGAAGGACAACCATCAAAGAATCTAATGGCGGAAAGACGGCGAAGAAAACGATTAAATGACCGCCTTTCGATGCTCCGTTCCGTTGTTCCTAAGATTAGCAAG ATGGACAGAACATCTATACTTGGAGATACTATTGATTACATGAAAGAATTACTTGATAGAAtcaaaacattgagaggagaaatcGCTCAAATGGGTGGTTCAACAAACAATTCAATGGATATCTTTAAGGACATCAAGTCAAAGGAGATCCTCATAAGAAATACTCCCAAG TTTGAAGTAGATAGGAGGGAAATGGATACTCGAGTCGAGATTTCGTGCGCAGGGAAACCGGGGTTGTTACTATCGACTATTACTGCCATTGAAGCATTAGGCCTTGAGATGCAACAGTGTGTTATAAGCTGTTTCAGTGATTTTGCAATGCAAGCTTCATGTGCAGAG GAATTGGagcaaagaaaaataataagCTCTGATgaaataaaacaagcattattcATTAGTGCAGGTTATGGAGGAAGATTTCTTTAG
- the LOC113324423 gene encoding uncharacterized protein LOC113324423 isoform X3 has product MLRSNVNSDCLGDFSICDGTFFPSLHDEMSAIVGCFNRRAQNLLQVHLSSGFRKYFTWIKRKLVKGNHVAMVEEGKKGLLHIFAGYAVGGGHVLHMVCDLTIAADNAVFGQTGPKVGSLDAGYGSSIMSRLVGPKKAREMWFLARFYNASEAEKMGLVNVVVPGGSSQPRRQYKPKECLASLLSSGHRN; this is encoded by the exons ATGTTGCGATCAAATGTGAACTCAGACTGTCTCGGAGACTTTTCGA TTTGTGATGGGACATTCTTTCCGTCTCTCCACGATGAGATGTCTGCAATTGTGGGTTGTTTCAACCGGCGTGCACAGAACCTGCTACAAGTTCATTTATCTTCGGGTTTCAGAAAGTATTTTACATGGATTAAGAGAAAACTTGTGAAAGGAAATCACGTTGCTATGGTTGAAGAAGGCAAAAAAGGTTTACTACATATCTTTGCAGGTTATGCGGTTGGAGGAGGACATGTATTGCATATGGTTTGTGATTTAACAATAGCTGCTGACAATGCCGTTTTTGGCCAGACAGGTCCAAAG GTTGGAAGTCTTGACGCAGGTTATGGAAGTTCCATCATGTCTCGTTTG GTCGGGCCGAAAAAAGCACGTGAAATGTGGTTTCTAGCTCGATTTTACAATGCTTCTGAAGCAGAGAAGATGGGGCTAGTGAACGTCGTAGTACCG GGTGGCAGCAGTCAACCTCGTCGGCAATACAAGCCGAAGGAATGTCTCGCTTCACTGCTGTCTAGTGGGCACAGAAACTAA
- the LOC113324423 gene encoding uncharacterized protein LOC113324423 isoform X1, with the protein MLRSNVNSDCLGDFSICDGTFFPSLHDEMSAIVGCFNRRAQNLLQVHLSSGFRKYFTWIKRKLVKGNHVAMVEEGKKGLLHIFAGYAVGGGHVLHMVCDLTIAADNAVFGQTGPKVGSLDAGYGSSIMSRLVGPKKAREMWFLARFYNASEAEKMGLVNVVVPISAVTATFLLQEGFATLLFTPTGYYYGCRVAAVNLVGNTSRRNVSLHCCLVGTETNNYAVRY; encoded by the exons ATGTTGCGATCAAATGTGAACTCAGACTGTCTCGGAGACTTTTCGA TTTGTGATGGGACATTCTTTCCGTCTCTCCACGATGAGATGTCTGCAATTGTGGGTTGTTTCAACCGGCGTGCACAGAACCTGCTACAAGTTCATTTATCTTCGGGTTTCAGAAAGTATTTTACATGGATTAAGAGAAAACTTGTGAAAGGAAATCACGTTGCTATGGTTGAAGAAGGCAAAAAAGGTTTACTACATATCTTTGCAGGTTATGCGGTTGGAGGAGGACATGTATTGCATATGGTTTGTGATTTAACAATAGCTGCTGACAATGCCGTTTTTGGCCAGACAGGTCCAAAG GTTGGAAGTCTTGACGCAGGTTATGGAAGTTCCATCATGTCTCGTTTG GTCGGGCCGAAAAAAGCACGTGAAATGTGGTTTCTAGCTCGATTTTACAATGCTTCTGAAGCAGAGAAGATGGGGCTAGTGAACGTCGTAGTACCG ATTTCGGCAGTGACAGCGACATTTCTTCTGCAAGAAGGTTTTGCCACTTTACTTTTTaccccaacaggatactactATGGATGTAGGGTGGCAGCAGTCAACCTCGTCGGCAATACAAGCCGAAGGAATGTCTCGCTTCACTGCTGTCTAGTGGGCACAGAAACTAACAATTATGCTGTCAGATATTAA
- the LOC113324423 gene encoding uncharacterized protein LOC113324423 isoform X2, translating to MLRSNVNSDCLGDFSICDGTFFPSLHDEMSAIVGCFNRRAQNLLQVHLSSGFRKYFTWIKRKLVKGNHVAMVEEGKKGLLHIFAGYAVGGGHVLHMVCDLTIAADNAVFGQTGPKVGSLDAGYGSSIMSRLVGPKKAREMWFLARFYNASEAEKMGLVNVVVPDTTMDVGWQQSTSSAIQAEGMSRFTAV from the exons ATGTTGCGATCAAATGTGAACTCAGACTGTCTCGGAGACTTTTCGA TTTGTGATGGGACATTCTTTCCGTCTCTCCACGATGAGATGTCTGCAATTGTGGGTTGTTTCAACCGGCGTGCACAGAACCTGCTACAAGTTCATTTATCTTCGGGTTTCAGAAAGTATTTTACATGGATTAAGAGAAAACTTGTGAAAGGAAATCACGTTGCTATGGTTGAAGAAGGCAAAAAAGGTTTACTACATATCTTTGCAGGTTATGCGGTTGGAGGAGGACATGTATTGCATATGGTTTGTGATTTAACAATAGCTGCTGACAATGCCGTTTTTGGCCAGACAGGTCCAAAG GTTGGAAGTCTTGACGCAGGTTATGGAAGTTCCATCATGTCTCGTTTG GTCGGGCCGAAAAAAGCACGTGAAATGTGGTTTCTAGCTCGATTTTACAATGCTTCTGAAGCAGAGAAGATGGGGCTAGTGAACGTCGTAGTACCG gatactactATGGATGTAGGGTGGCAGCAGTCAACCTCGTCGGCAATACAAGCCGAAGGAATGTCTCGCTTCACTGCTGTCTAG